A single window of Salvia splendens isolate huo1 chromosome 6, SspV2, whole genome shotgun sequence DNA harbors:
- the LOC121807799 gene encoding lysM domain-containing GPI-anchored protein 1-like, with amino-acid sequence MQLAAAALLLFLTSIAPAAAKSTIEPCSNSASCPALVGYTLYTDLKVSEVASLFSTDPISLLLANSIDISLPDVENHILPSQLFLKIPVSCACVDGIRKSSSVTYKTRPADTLASISAAVYAGIVSPDQIRDANPNADLSDPSVIAVGTPLSVPLPCTCFNNSDNNLPAVYMSYVVKDVDTLSGIAARYVTTVSDLMNVNALSSSEIKDGDILAIPLSACASNFPKYSSDYGLVVPNGSYAITSGHCVLCSCGPGSRNLYCQPAPLAVSCSSMQCRYSNLMIGNITAQPSSGGCNLTSCSYNGFINGTIGSTLSTYLQPRCPGPQQFPTLIAPPTSLPDSYFAPAPSPSEAGGIPSTNPRSVVPSTGVAFGLPPAGGPTGSSSGASNARSLMDRVTAFPVALVLGLVVKFILSTPL; translated from the exons ATGCagctcgccgccgccgccctcctcctcttcctaacCTCAATCGCACCTGCCGCCGCCAAATCAACCATCGAGCCCTGCTCCAACTCCGCCTCCTGCCCGGCCCTCGTGGGGTACACCCTCTACACCGACCTCAAAGTCTCGGAAGTGGCCTCCCTCTTCTCCACCGACCCCATCTCCCTCCTCCTCGCCAACTCCATCGACATCTCCCTCCCCGACGTCGAGAACCACATCCTCCCCTCCCAGCTCTTCCTCAAAATCCCCGTCTCCTGCGCCTGCGTCGACGGCATCCGCAAATCCTCCTCCGTCACCTACAAGACCCGCCCCGCCGACACCCTCGCCTCCATCTCCGCCGCCGTCTACGCCGGCATCGTCTCCCCCGACCAGATTCGCGACGCCAACCCCAACGCCGACCTCTCCGACCCCTCCGTCATCGCCGTCGGCACCCCCCTCTCCGTCCCCCTCCCCTGCACCTGCTTCAACAACTCCGACAACAATCTCCCCGCGGTCTACATGTCCTACGTCGTCAAAGACGTCGACACGCTCTCAGGCATCGCCGCCAGATACGTCACTACCGTTAGTGATTTGATGAATGTCAATGCGCTTTCCTCCTCCGAGATTAAGGATGGCGACATTCTTGCCATTCCTCTCTCTG CTTGTGCTTCGAACTTCCCAAAGTACTCCTCCGACTACGGCTTGGTTGTGCCTAACGGGAGTTATGCTATAACCTCCGGCCACTGTGTGCTGTGCAGCTGTGGACCAGGCAGTCGCAA CTTATACTGCCAACCGGCTCCGTTGGCAGTGTCTTGCTCGAGCATGCAGTGTAGATACAGCAATCTGATGATCGGAAACATTACCGCACAGCCATCAAGTGGCGGATGCAATCTCACTTCTTGCAGCTACAATGGTTTCATCAACGGAACCATTGGTTCAAC GCTGTCAACGTATCTCCAACCTCGATGCCCAG GACCTCAACAATTTCCAACACTCATTGCTCCGCCTACATCACTCCCGGATTCATACTTTGCAccagcaccatcaccatcagaAGCCGGTGGCATTCCATCAACGAACCCCAGGTCCGTAGTACCCTCGACTGGCGTAGCTTTTGGACTCCCGCCAGCAGGTGGGCCAACCGGAAGTTCCTCCGGGGCCTCAAACGCTCGCTCATTGATGGATCGAGTAACGGCCTTTCCTGTTGCCCTTGTGCTAGGTCTGGTTGTCAAGTTCATACTCTCGACGCCATTATAA
- the LOC121807801 gene encoding uncharacterized protein LOC121807801: MVGHVSMEMAKTVIEVADVAWTAVESCHHHRHHDAPKQSPPESKEGADLDIECTRAENERLRLLLEKNLNLLQEISSSPTLMHNCPSDLNDRILGAVKSDSFLNELDFLRQNSTCTFPFDEPSGADLDKAEVLIKMDHDEPSWWVWVSDDMVHKNTEEKSGIDNENYVVVTEEHVVDGISTFLARCILANPKSVNLTPSELQKAMMKALKGMNKFEKMLDIWHAGMLFYTLAMWGLSLASLYQGRAILRLAALGVHHSSKAALKIL, translated from the exons ATGGTTGGCCACGTTTCAATGGAAATGGCGAAGACGGTGATTGAGGTGGCTGACGTGGCGTGGACCGCCGTCGAGAGCTGCCACCACCATCGCCACCACGACGCTCCGAAGCAATCGCCGCCAGAATCCAAAGAAGGAGCTGATTTGGATATCGAATGCACACGAGCGGAAAACGAACGCCTTCGTCTATTGCTCGAGAAAAATCTCAATCTTCTACAGGAGATATCGAGTTCACCTACTTTGATGCATAATTGCCCGTCCGAT CTCAATGATCGGATTTTGGGTGCTGTTAAGTCAGATAGCTTCTTGAATGAGCTTGATTTCCTCCGTCAAAACTCAACTTGCACATTTCCTTTCGATGAACCATCAG GTGCGGATTTAGATAAAGCTGAAGTATTGATAAAAATGGATCACGATGAACCAAGCTGGTGGGTGTGGGTCTCCGATGATATGGTCCATAAAAACACTGAAGAGAAGAGTGGAATCGACAATGAAAATTATGTAGTTGTAACTGAGGAGCATGTGGTGGATGGAATCTCTACCTTTTTGGCTAGATGCATATTGGCGAATCCAAAATCTGTG AATTTGACTCCTTCGGAGCTACAGAAAG CCATGATGAAAGCGCTGAAAGGCATGAATAAATTTGAGAAAATGCTAGACATTTGGCACGCAGGGATGTTATTTTACACCCTAGCCATGTGGGGTCTTTCACTAGCGAG TTTATACCAAGGTCGTGCTATTCTGAGACTCGCTGCACTTGGGGTTCACCACTCGAGCAAAGCAGCTCTGAAGATCCTGTAA
- the LOC121807800 gene encoding WAT1-related protein At1g44800-like has translation MAEQKMGCVLGETFNKMKPYLAMISLQFGYAGMHIVLLLSFKRGFSHWVFVVYRHAVATVFFAPFAYYFEKKIRPKMTKSIFFKIMLLGFLEPVLDQNLYGVGIQYTSATFAAATVNILPAVTFIMAVVFRLEKVNLKKVHSLAKVIGTTVTVIGAMLITLYKGPAINILFFSHGGHHEAASTAADQHWVTGTIMLLGCIVGWAAFFILQNNTLKEYPAELSLTTLICLMGTVEGGIVAAIMERRPSAWAIGFDARLLAATYSGLVCSGIAYYLQSVVNKAKGPVFVTSFSPLSMIITAFLSAIILAETLHLGSVVGAVIIVSGLYCVVWGKTKEDSAAKDIKSQQLPVVIDMSASDNNINGTTLKMKINSLHEEP, from the exons atggctGAGCAAAAAATGGGGTGTGTTCTTGGTGAAACTTTCAACAAAATGAAGCCATATTTGGCTATGATTTCACTTCAATTTGGGTATGCAGGAATGCATATTGTTCTCTTGCTCTCTTTCAAGAGAGGTTTTAGTCATTGGGTTTTCGTTGTTTATCGTCACGCAGTTGCAACCGTGTTTTTTGCTCCTTTTGCATACTATTTTGAGAA GAAAATAAGGCCCAAGATGACGAAATCAATATTCTTCAAGATAATGCTGCTTGGTTTCTTGGA gcCAGTTTTGGACCAAAACTTGTACGGCGTCGGAATCCAGTACACGTCGGCAACGTTCGCGGCGGCGACCGTCAATATTCTCCCCGCCGTCACCTTCATTATGGCTGTTGTTTTCAG GTTGGAAAAGGTGAATCTGAAAAAAGTCCACAGCTTAGCAAAAGTGATCGGAACGACGGTGACGGTGATCGGAGCAATGCTGATCACACTGTACAAAGGCCCCGCCATCAACATCTTGTTCTTCTCTCACGGTGGCCACCACGAGGCCGCCAGCACTGCCGCCGATCAGCACTGGGTCACCGGCACAATCATGCTGCTCGGCTGCATCGTCGGCTGGGCCGCCTTCTTCATCTTgcaa AATAATACGTTGAAGGAGTACCCGGCGGAGCTGTCGTTGACGACGTTGATTTGTCTGATGGGGACGGTGGAAGGCGGCATCGTGGCGGCGATAATGGAGCGGAGGCCGAGCGCCTGGGCTATTGGTTTTGACGCTCGCCTGCTCGCTGCTACTTATTCG GGACTTGTATGCTCAGGAATAGCATACTACTTGCAAAGTGTGGTGAATAAGGCAAAAGGTCCAGTGTTTGTGACATCATTTAGCCCCCTCAGCATGATCATCACTGCTTTCTTGTCAGCCATTATTCTCGCCGAGACGCTCCATCTCGGAAg TGTGGTCGGAGCAGTGATCATAGTAAGTGGGCTGTACTGCGTGGTGTGGGGCAAAACGAAGGAGGACTCGGCTGCGAAGGACATTAAATCGCAACAGTTACCAGTGGTCATAGACATGAGTGCTTCAGACAATAACATCAATGGAACTACTCTCAAAATGAAGATTAATTCCCTTCATGAAGAGCCTTGA
- the LOC121806940 gene encoding transmembrane emp24 domain-containing protein p24delta4-like: MMKSAMEAQSFWALMLAVAALLPAARGVWLNMPSSGWKCVYEELQTNVVVLGDYHSFYGDGDHNYTIHPTLTIKVSSPHGSNLYKKEKSRHGRFAFTASEPGTYAACLTVVNDDHNGNTVTVGLDWKTGVATKDWDSVAKKEKIEGLDLEMKKLQEYVQAIKDNMNRLMSKDLGIRYASVQTNTHVARYSQASLVLCIVVSALQLLYLRRYFRKKKLI, from the exons ATGATGAAGTCTGCGATGGAGGCGCAGAGTTTTTGGGCGTTGATGTTAGCAGTGGCGGCGTTGCTTCCGGCGGCGCGTGGCGTGTGGCTGAACATGCCGAGTTCGGGGTGGAAGTGCGTTTACGAGGAATTGCAGACCAACGTCGTCGTTTTGGGCGATTACCATTCATTCTACGGTGACGGCGATCATAATTACACTATACATCCAACCCTCACCATTAAG GTGTCATCCCCACACGGATCTAATCTGTATAAGAAAGAGAAGTCGCGGCATGGCCGATTTGCCTTCACGGCCAGCGAGCCAGGGACCTATGCAGCATGCCTCACAGTCGTCAACGATGATCACAATGGTAACACAGTCACGGTCGGCTTAGACTGGAAAACTGGGGTTGCTACTAAGGATTGGGACTCTGTTGCAAAGAAGGAAAAAATTGAG GGTTTGGATCTTGAGATGAAAAAGCTTCAGGAGTATGTGCAGGCCATCAAAGATAACATGAATCGTTTGATGAGCAA GGATTTGGGGATTAGGTATGCGAGTGTTCAAACAAACACCCATGTGGCGCGGTACAGCCAGGCATCTCTCGTTCTCTGCATCGTTGTTTCAGCTCTCCAGTTGTTGTATTTGAGGCGATACTTTCGCAAGAAAAAACTCATTTAG